The nucleotide window GGGTCAAAAGGTCTgagtgataaaaaaaacaagaaaaaaaagagaaatttatGCATATATCATAAGCACAAAATGATgatttaataattaatttgagggtgcgttcgataagcttccctgggtcgaccccgcagtgctcacttgagtgagcccctgacaagagctaatcgaacgatcacacttgcCCTCTCGTGGTTTCCAGTGTCTAATTTTGTGTCATACCGGTCTGCATGGTATTTAGTCAAGGTGTGGTTCATGACTGGCACCCAAAACAAAGTCATtgtcaaaatagggagaccgacAAAAAAGGGcgagatagctcagttggtagctGTTGAggacgttggttcaaatcccactcaagtgaatcattctttgttcaaccccaaagttattttaaaaagaacagTGTACGTTACACACAAAAAACGCAGAGAAGATTTCATGCTGCACACCTTGTCTCAACACTGAGAAAGTTAGGCAATTTAACGAAGTGTAGTTCTTCACCAAGGTCAGACTGCAATCTTGGCAGTTCAACCTCTATCCGTGTGTCTTCAGCAACCTCTGGCGGTGCTCCTTCCccttcttcatcatcatcatctcgTCCATACCCCTCCTGGGAAGgagaaaatatttgttaaaaaaacattggtCAATGTGTGAAAAACCTAGCAGGCTTCAAAATAACCCAAAGTACTCACACCAATTATCTTGGTGCCTTGTtctagtttgtaagacactgctctagaatccaAAGTAATACGCCTGTGACTGGGGAAAGTACCAAGTTACAGTACTagcacacattggtgtatgggtaaaaaccaaaattaatattctttgtccccgatgcaaatcTAACATCTCTTACCCTCATGTCATTGTCATCTCTGTCCCTCTCGTCCTGCGACCCACCAGCCAGCTGATTGACCACAGCGTCCATGTCGTCATCGCTGTCTGAGATGTCATCTGCTTCTCCGAACAGCGCCTCTTGAGATGGAGCACCTACACCAATTTTAACATGAATCAACTCTCTTGTTTAGAATAAATTATTACGGTGTATTTGTTATTCAAAATgttagtccctacctgactgggtgagttttccctggaacaattctccagggttttcctccaacatctaaagCTGAAGTTTCTTCATCATCatctcttctcgtttggctctaattaCATGTAGTAGAGCATCGAGAAtatttatccagatccagatccaGAAACTTACCAGCATCCTTTAGCTGCTCTCCGTCATCAGACCCACGATTACTCTCGTCGTCGCTTCCAGCTGCTTGTTTTTTCTTCGGTCGTCGACCGATGAAGTCATCATCATCTTCGCTATCCTCAAGATCTCCTCCTGGTAAGAACGATCAGAGACAACACCAAGTCAAACATCACTACACTGTACTTAACACAGTGCTTTTGGCCATTTTCACTTCAAAACAGAATGCATACAAACATCAATGTAAACTATGAATGCGTGTGTTTATTCTGTAGGCCCCTCTTAAAGCCCAAGTGTTTACATTGGTACATGAAAATTGAGCTGagaaaatacaagaaaatatGGCAAATTAAATACAAGCTTGCAATGTGTGTCTATTGTGacagcctttttttttcttgaaaggCTGCTTATATATTGTGATGATATGAGTAGAaaattgaaaaagtttacaagttCCAGGCCTACTGTTTGTTCTCACAATCGTTCCCAAAAAATGAATTGGGCTGAAATAGTTTgtttattaaaggatttggatactttttgtaacacaaaacacaatgtccacagatttacattaaacttacaccgtttgaagagaatgatagtagaaagcttaccttaaattattagttgctgaggttctgtagtttttgagaaacgagtaaaacaatgtcatgcaaatatgtttttacatcctaaaataacttttgtctcatgaccactgagacaaaaattatttttataacattgttttactcatttccggaaaactaaagcacctcagcaagtaatgctttcagggaagctttttactatcattatcttcaaactgtgtaagttgaatgtatatctgtggacattgtgttttttgtcctacaaaaagtacatagatccTTTAAGTCACATACAATACCAGTGGATGATTCAatgataaaataatgtttgtcacCAACCTGTTTGTTTCTCCCCATCTGAAGGTGCATCCTCCTCTTTCTCTTCCTGATGTCCTTCTGCTTCTTCATCGTCTCCCGAGGCAGCAACTCTCTCTTCATTACCCGACTCCTGGACAGCTGCCTCATCTTCCGGATGCTGTCCTTCATCCTCGTGATCATCTTCCTTCTCTTCTGTTTCTTCAACTGCTGGCTCCTCTGCCATGTCTCTCTCCTCTCCATCTTCTTCCTCTACCTCCTCCCGATCAGACGCCTCCTCCGCTTCTGAATGTTCCTCAGGCGCCTCAATGCCTTCTTGTGATGCCCTCTCCATCATTTCATCGTCGCTCTGCTCTTCTCTTCCTCCATCACCCTCGTCGACCTCCACCTTCTCGCCCATCTCTTCATCCACCTCCTCATCTTCATTGTCCTCCTGACcggattcttgttcaggaaccGATGCggcatcttcttcttctctgtcCTCCTCGTGGTAGGTCTCGCCGTCTCCAGATGCAACCTCCTCGTGTTGCTCCTGATCAGACTCGGCAACCTGTTCTCCCTCAGACCTCTCTTCTTCCTCCTCGTGCTCCGAATGCTCTCTTGCTTCGTCTGCAGATCCCTCTTCCATCTCTTCGTGTCCGTGCTCTTCGACttcctcctcctcttcctccGCTTCCATTTCTTCAGCTTCCTCTTCTTCTGCTCCTTCGTTGTCTTCAGCTGCATCCTCGTCTACTTCAAGACCTTCATCTTCTGAATGGTCCTCCCTCTCTGAATGATCCTCTCTCTCTGAATGATCCTCTCTCTCTGAATGTTCTTCCCCCTCTGAATGAtgttcatcttcttcttccagCTCTTGTTCAGCATCTGATCCAACTTCCTCATCGGATCTATTTCTCTCCTCTACACCTCCTTCCCCATCTGACGCAACTTCTCCGTCTGACGCAACTTCTCCATCTGACGCAACTTCCCGGTCTGATGCGTTTTCTCCGTCTGAGGCAACTTCTCCATCGGAGGCAACCTCTTCATCCGATCTCTCGCCAGTTTCTTCTTCATGCTCCTCATCTTCATCTGATCCAGCTTCATTGTCTGATCCAGCGGCCGCATCATCTGAGACGTTCCCCTCGTTGTCTTCATCTTCTTCCCCATCCTCACCTCCCGATGCTTCACTGTCAGAATGCTGACTATGGTCGCTGTGTTCTACTTCTGATCCTGCTCCATCTGATAAAATATTGCAAAATCATCAcagttttaaattgattttgtattctataaattaatattatattcCAGAATTTTTAATACAGGCCAAGGGAATAAGTTGTTTTTACATGGTCTCTGATAGGCCCtattatttctgattttttaaaaataaatttagcacCAAAAAGTAGGCCCTTCAATTCATGCCCTTCCCCCCttacttgaaaaaaaagttatgtatTATCCTGCCAGTGCCACCACTTCTTCATTGGTTATTTTTAATGAAACTAATTAACTCAACTGAAGTTAGAACTCCTTTTTGTAACAATAAAGTGGCATGGTGGGTGACACTGACAGTGCCAGGCATGAcagggaaaagtttctgtatggcgccaccactttttcatttgaaataaaataatataatatctaaTTTACCCGATTGAAATatacctttttgtaaaaaagagtgaaaaagtggtggcgccatacggaaagttatcccatgaCAGGACCAATCAATGACAATGGATACAGAAATCTTTCCCTTCCCAACTCACACATCCTCAGCTCAGTCTCACATTCACAATCCATTGTAAAAGctgattattttttgtttgtggatGGATTTGATTTGCTCTTATATTACCATCGCACCAGCGCTAGCTGAGCAAAATAATGATGGCATTGTCTTGATGCAAAGTGGCAAAGTGGTTCGCGTGTTGCGCATGGCttggtgtttttaaaaatttagttACTTATTCACCATTCACAACAGAACAACACATCGTGCACATTCCATATCGCACAACAAATGTATTGTATTCATTCCGTTGATCTTGGAGGACAAGGCAGGGGATCACCGTCACGCTGAATTGCCGTAAAGGACAacattccgtatggcgccaccactttttcactcatttttacaaaaagggatataccaatcaggtaaattagatactatattattttatttcgaatgaaaaagtggtggcgccatacggaaacttttccgactAAAACCCCACAATGAAATTCCTCAATTTACCTTGCTCTTCTTCGCCACTGTCGCTTCCAAACAATCCAGCGTCTTCTTCACTCATTTCGGCCATGTTGAATTTTACACACCACTATACTGAGTGAAGTCACCTGCCGTTGAGGGCGGTATATAGGCAGGCCGCTCGCGCGCTCTCGGACGAGAAGTTGAAAACTTCCCCTGTTCAAAAACCCTGGGCCAAATAAAAACCATTATGAGAACGTTGTTGGAGGTGACAAAGAAaatagagcgggatttgaacccgcgATTTCTGGTTTACCGTACCGGTGCTCTACCGACTGGGCTATGGCGGCCTCCCCATTTAAAACACCGAATGTGGCAGTTTTCAACCATCCATTATTTTGTGAGTGAGGGATTGGGTATTACTATTATATTTCTCATGACCCATTCTCCATGCTAATTAAGAAGTTCAACATAAGCTTTGTGTGAACAGGTAGTACATTATAGTCTATAGTAGGGATAGTTTACCCGTGTTCCCTTCTTTTCTATCAGATGGAAAAGAAGGGTAGCTCTTCTGTTGGCATAAGATCCTTTATGCCAACAGAAGAGCTACCAAATAAAAAAGCTACACTGGTAAAAGACGctaaaattaatgtttaaaaacaGGTCATACTCAATTTGagtttttgtaaattattttgaaaaaaaaatacaaaaaaaacattgataacaaaattaatttgaaagtgTAATCGATAAAGAAGAAGGTTATGATTTGTGTGAAACtacttttaataaaacaaaaccgaGAAGTGCTAGCGCCCTCGCTTGTCTGATCGCTGCCAGGTATTATAGCAGACGACGTAAACTTTGTGTCAGtcaatgtgacgtcatcattcaaTATGGCGCAGCCCACGGAAGTTGAAACGAGCCGTCAGTCTTCAGAACTTCTGTCAGAAATAGCTTCTTCAGAGGCCAGTGCGGATGAGGATGATCTTGAAAAGAAGCATTATGAAGAGGTGGTTGCTGCATTCAAACATTACAGGTGAGTCAAAGTTACCACATAAGTTTAGGGAGTATGCTGTTTGTTATTAATGTTGAACTCGattgaaatttgaattgaatgttgatgaaaaaaattgggttgtttatgttttggttttttaaaatttatttggaCAATTGGTGGAGTCCCTGCGCTGCGGTGGGTGCTGCAGGACCACGCTGTCAATTAATTGTGGTAAAAGTATCCCCAACATTTATTGAGGGGATTGGGAAGGTGGTCAATTGCTCCTGAAGGATTACAATTTTCGATTTCAAAGCTACTCAGTAGTACAAGTAGTTTCAGTAGGCCTATAAAAATACCTTTGAAACTTGAAAGTTTGGAAATTAAATGCACCGCCTGGCTTGGTAGCTAGCTAgctagaccatggaggtagattttgataactttccgtatggcgccaccactttttcactcatgtttacaaaaagggatacatgtatctcattgaggtaaattagatactatattatttcatatcaaatgaaaaagtggtggcgccattaggaaacttttccttccttccttcctgtgAAGTGCAGCCTCGCATGCTTTCCGCTTTCCGTAGATTTCTACATCCATGGCTAGACTGAGCTGCATGGATGCCACTGTGGCAATGGAAGCCCCTAGCCTAGCCCAGGTCGGACTCCTCCattgcagtggcactgactgacggtGACATCCTACCAGCCcaggtaggacgtcagtcagttcCAGTCCTGTTACCTGCAATGGAGGAGTCTAACCTGGGCTATGTAGCCCCATAAATAAGTCtgatccactccgtatcctttaGAATAGATATCCTAAGGCTTTATGGGGCTACAATTTGATCTGTATTCTGTTCACGAACAATCAATCCATAGGATTGTCTCCATACCTTGCTATCTAATAATATTTGACCAATGAATGGGGTTAACCTTTATGTatatttaaacaatgttttttatttttattttttatttacaatggAATGCATGCCCTTCTTGAGCAGTATGTTACCTTtgcatgcccccccccccttgaccTGCATGTATACTACACACAAAATCCAGTTGATGTTTTGTCTCAATTTGTCAACTCATTTCTGGTCTTGCTGGGATAAATGATTGATGAAACTTTTATTTGTTAAGGGATATTAAGGACAAATTTTCAACAtgcaaaggaaaaaaaaaatatattttgtgacaaataaataaattaaaaacaacagaAGGTTAATCAGCCtatgaacttaaaggcagtggacactattagtaattactcaaaataattagcataaaacctttcttggtgaagagtaatggggagaggttgatggtataaaaccttgtgagaaacagctccctctgaagtgccatagttttcgagaaagaagtaattttccacgaatttgatttcaagacctcaagtttagaacttgaggtctcgaaatcaaccatctaaacgcacagaacttcgtgtgacaagggtgttttttctttcattattatctcgcaagttcgatgaccgattgagctcaaattttcacaggttagttattttatgcatatgttgagatacaccaactgtgaaggctagtctttgacaattagcaatagtgtccactggctttaatgtaGTTGCgtaaaaaacttgttttcataAAATTTCTACAATATTGTCCTATTGTTATTTACCTTTACCAGACCGTTTATGAATTTAAGACTTCATCAGAAGCGCAAGGATTTTGAAGCCTTACCACTTCGACACCAGCTGTTATTACCAAGGTTCGTTGATCATCTGAGCGATGTCCAACACTGCGTAGAACACAACAATGAGATCATCAAAATCATCGTCGAAAACACAGACAGTATGTTTGTCAACAGAGACGATTACAATGTAAGTATTGAAGGGGGTTcccctagcccaggttggactcctccgttgcatacAACGCAGTGCCACTACCATCCTACTCGGCCTCAGAAATTAGAGTGGTTTACAGTCTGACTATACTCTACTGCAATAGGAATGTACTACACCATATAGATGGTATGTGTGTGCAGAAGGGTTTCGCTTATTGTCCCATACACAACTTCACTTGAAGAACCTGCTTTGCCACATCTTTTCACCCCTtcatagacttgtggacaagtagTTACATTTCTGTCGCAGCGTGATGGAGTCTGCATTATAAATTCTTGTTATTGATATTACTTATTTCAATTGCcgttaaaccaaaataaacttGAGAATAAACTTGAAGCCCTTGTTGTTTATCCTACAACAAATCAAACCCACCAAATGTAataagattttcacaggttggtttcaAGAGAATGGGAAATATTTGAGTCTTCTTATATGGCTAATGATTGGcactctgaaaaaaaatattgacatcatACTTATCGGTAGCGCACCAGCACATTTGTGTGGAGGTCATTGGAGGTTCCACTTAaagtcagtttttctttgttcaacctccaaatcattaaaaataaaaacacctgACTGTATCGTTCCATTGAAAGGGTCCAGAGAAGGTCAGCAAACGATCAAAGGTCAACAATGGAGTCGGCAAACTGGACATGGAGAAAGTGCTGACAACTGTCAAGCAGTTTGTGCGGGACTGGAGCCAAGATGGGATGAGCGAGAGGCAAGCCTGTTACGGGCCAATCATTGACGAGATTCAAAGGAGATTTCCGGTTGAAGAGTGGTAGGATTTTCATCGACTTTTTATTAAGCATTATAATATCATTTAAAATGTAAgggcagtcaggttggtgtGGTTTCTTTCCTCCCCTTCCACCTCCAGGACCCCGGTACAAATCCCACCCACCCAAGGGCACTAATTATGTGAATTTGGTTTTCAGTCCTTACCTGACGGCGTGGGTTTCCCTGGAATaactctctgttttttttttttctcccacatctacTCCCagccctgctctggagtaggggtaggcggtaaaaccctggggtattTTTGAAACTTGCAACCCTAACGAGGATAGCGTGAAAGTGCGCTAGGGTAACCGTAGGGTAAAAAAACTCCCGGGGCTTTCTATGACTGTATTCCAGTCAGTGTGACACGGTCTTAtgtcaaatgttttgaaaacctAATTTATTTGTCTCTTATTCAGCAATAGAGACAGTGTTAGAGTTTTAGTGCCTGGCGCTGGGCTGGGGAGACTTGCCTTCGAGATCGCAAGTCTTGGTTACAGTTGTCAAGGCAACGAGTTCAGCTTATTCATGCTATTTGCTTCACATTTTGTACTTAATCGGtgagtattttattttaattgtctATAAACACGTCCTAAGATAGTATTCCCTCAAGGTTTGTCTAGAAATATCAGTTCCATGCGCAGTTACACCATAGGACAAGATACTTGTAATAAAAAACTTTTAAGTAGAACAAACAGCTAATGGCCTGATATGTTTCGACCctaaaagttattttttattttttgtgtttgagaaagattctgctatggtcgaaacgtatttataccataggtccttttggttggtaggcagtttttgcaacagctattctattttctcataaaTTTTTTATTATCACATCTTGCATATCTTGGGGAAATGTGTGTAACAttttgataatacaaaacaagTCAATTAGAAAGGCATGCAACATTATTCCCTGGTGATAACCAAACATAATACTTcgctttaatgtttttttaaaattcagATCTGTAGAGGTCGACTGTTTTACGATATACCCCTGGGCACACCAGTTCAGTAATCTCCGTAGCTCAAGTCAACAAATCAGGCCGGTCACGATACCAGACACCGACCCGTCCGGTCTACGGGAAGATGCAGACTTTTCCATGGTTGCAGGCGATTTCTTGgaagtttacaaaaaaacaggTAATAACTACATCTTGCAAATCTGAAATACAGAGGTTTTTCAGTCAGTGCAGAATGATGTTAAAAACTgccggttaaagccattggacactttattgttttacagaaggtaatggtgaaagacttctcttgaaatattattccatgaaatgctttactttttgagaaaacattaaaacagtatcaatctcgatatcgagaattacggacttgtgtgtctggcgacttgcaaaaaaaaaaaaggtcctGCCCAGTTCTACCACTCCTTGTTATCAAAGTAGTAATCTAAGATTGACATCATTGGTGAAGTTTAtcatcattttttatttttattttttggtcatCAGCTGTTTGGGACTGTGTAGCAACGTGTTTCTTCATAGACACTGCACATAACATACTAGCCTATGTGGAAACCATTTATAAGATCCTCAAGCCTGGAGGTTTCTGGATTAATCTGGGTGAGTACGATTccatcattaatttttttcctcGCATATTTTGTTTGATGAGGTATCACCCAACAAGGCCAGATGGCCACTTTGCTACTCTTGgtgatttgggctatcgacccaaatcaattgCCACCAGGGACATGTTGCCACTTACTCCTAGGGCTAAAACAGGGTACCCCTTCTAAGTCCTTAAGAATGTAGGCAATGTAGGAGCCTGgtggagcagaatgcactaccttccaaacttttttacgaagcaattatggtgaaGTGCCTCGTTTCAcaggtttttctttgtttttttttgtgggggggggggtttcttactgcgccttgaacacccagcaggatggatacgtgcgcatagaccttatcgcaaataccaatgcgcaagcgcagactgttgaatgaggtgcattgtgggatatatatgaatcaaatttgtaatcagctagaccacaatgcacctaattccaagctttacgcgcgcgccccagtatttgcgaaaaggtctattacaagtcttattattattactattattattacacaaatACCCAttggttataattattatatcaGGAGGTCTTTGATATGTGTACTTATAGGCCTAAATGTCATATAGAGAAGATAAGCATtgcaaatatgtttttttcatgGTAGGCGTTTTCACATTTCTTTACCAAAATAAACAAGGAGATCATTAAAAGTGAAAGTCTCCAAACCATGCGGTGTCGTCTTAAAAGCAAAATGAAGTGAACCCACTAGAAACCCTTAGACATATGAAAAGAAATTGAAAGAATTGTTCGGACTAACAAATGATTGCCCAAATGAGAATGGCTTATattttattatgatttgaaaatgTGAAAAAGGGAAAAATGTGTAAATTGTATGACAAGATAATTATGACAACATTTGTGACAGGTCCACTGCTGTACCATTTTGAGAACACTGCTAAAGAGCCCTCCATTGAGATTGCATATGATGTGCTGAGGCAGGTCATTCTGGATTTCTCCTTTGTAATGCTGGTGAGTCATTTGTACACTGTTTTTCACAAACAACTAattgataataataactagttattgtatagcgcattttacaataactgcATCAATGGGCTTTacagtgccctggtcattgggccaatatcatttttgtaatctttctcagctccctggggagtttacagccctgcagccgatttcataaAACGTTTACGACATGGCGCGAAATCGGCTTCTGGGCTGCCGTGGCGCTcaagtggctttttcatacacaatatcaacctctaccctcgcaagtacctatttatacccctgggtgaataaaaacaattatagtaaagtatcttggtcaaggacacaagtgtcatgaccgggattcaaacccccgTTCCGCTGACTctaccaccagaacttgaattttaAGTTAACTAGTTAGTGACTGAAGATGTGTGCACACACCAACATTTTCTGTGCCAGAAATCGGATGTTTTTTGTGTGGTAAAAACAGTTATCTCACCCAAGTTGACTATACAACCAGGGAAGCGGCAGtaaggggatcaccttaaggggatgtgcCTTTTTATTTCAGTTATCAAATAAAATcttaagggaaactgactgggtaaaggTTTAGATgaattggggttgaacaaagattaaTTGACTAGAGCTGGATTTTAAAACATGCCTGCGCTCTACCAAcaaagctatctagccctatgttggcagtttCCCCCTAAaagttgtcaatatctttgttcgagggtgccagtcaaaagccatgCAAGTTCTGCATTGGGGGAAAAACTATAAAATCACAGGTTTTCTCCATGTTACAAAAATAGAAAGGTAGAAGTTTCACAGAAaataagataaaaataaaaacatgattgttccttctttttcctttttgtttgcaGCGTGAAGAGACAATACACACAAGTTATCTACAAGACCAATTCTCTATGCTGAAATACGAGTACGATTGTGTTTTCTTCGTCTGCCAGAAACCCCTACATGCAAATGAAACAACCCACCATACCACTACCAAAGACAACGAAGAGCAATAAATGGAGAACGCACTGTTTCCTAGCAGATCGGTGGGATTATTAAtaattgagcaaaatttgaaatctCACTCATTTTTTATACAGAAAGGTTataaaaatcacagaaaaaaacaattattgtaaatacaaaatatattcTTCTAAAAAAGGAATTTTTAATGATATTTTTAGGTCTGTTTGCAAAAATTATGCTTTGTATTTTCTCAGTGAATTCAATTTTTTATGCTGTGCCTCCTTATTACCTGATTGGTCAAGATGTGCCACACCCATCTGCCATTCCCCACCATGGGCAAGGCACCAATCTTTTGGGGGTTCATCAATGCTATGCTCTCTCTGAAAACAACCCCAATCACTCCAGGTAAGCATTGGAAAAACTTCTTTATGATGATTCACAAAAGTTACATTTTGAAGACTCATGGCATCCTTTCACTTTTAAAACCATGCACTTGTAACTAACCAAGGAAGCTACGTCTTTGATTGGAAATATGCAAcagacatttaaaggaacaccttgccttggatcggacgagttggtcgataaaaagcgtttgcaaccgtttgttttaaatgcatatgattggaaagatgttgtaaaagtagaatacaatgatctacacaaatagccctcgaaattgcgtggtattccgtttacatcgtcgactaacacagtcggtcatttgtgggagtcagatttttgactcccataaatggccgaccgcgtttcCTTGTGACGTAAAAGGGAAGCCGTGCAattccgaggcatgtttgtgtggatcattatattctacttttcaattacctatctaaccatttgcatttaataacaaacggttacaaatgctttttgaagaccaacttgaccgatccacaaggcaacgtgttcctttaaagttgatGGCTGTGTGTGGCACCATGCAATTATCCCAAACTGCACATTTACTAATTAAAGTGGATGTTTTGTTATGATAAAAGCAGATCTGTTGCTGTGCATGGAATTATGCACTCTTACCCAGTTACTGTTTGTGCATGCCCTCCATCCATATCATATCTATAGAGTGCACAGGCAGTGACTTGGTATGAGTTCTTAATTCCATGTACATCCACTGGCCTGCTGTGTTCATGGCGACCAAGCCCCTAAACCATGTAAAACGCGTCTCTcggtaaaggcactggacacctttggtaattctcaaagaccagcattctcacttggtcttTCCACACCATAGggctatgcataaaatataaaataacaaacccttgaaaattttggctcatttggtcatcgacgttgcatgagaaaagtgaaagaaaaaaacacccttgttgcacaaatttgtgtgctttcaccaaatgcctaacaaaaggctttcaggcctgaagtcttaatATTTGAGCGATTttatgacctctttctcaaaaggtGTACATGtgtgtgttacttcagagggagccgtttctcagaacgttttatactattcacagctctccattgtttgttaccaagtaagttgttatgctaaaaaacattttgagaagttaccaattttgtctagtgccttttacacaaaatgtatatttaaggcaaaaaaactacaaaaaaagtTGAACAAATTGTGAAGGAATCAGTTGAAATTCTATGCCATGACTGAAGTTAATCACACGGGTTTATTTCAATCCTACCAATTTGAAAAGTTTgcgatgcaatttttttttctcgaccAGAGCGTTTAACACTGGCCACATGATCATTATGCAAATGTTGTTTACTGAGAATTGTGAGAAATGATCTGGTGATCAAATAACGATCCAACATaaattcaatgggagacttttggacgttCCTTTTTTTACAGTTCTCATCAGTAGTGCACGCCCTCAGTACTGAGCTTGACACTTCTGCTCAGAGCCGCAGAAAAGGATTGTTTAAATGCTGCCGCAAGCgactcaaagtctcccattaccaaGTGTACCATGAACAGTATCATATGCAAtctgcaaacaaaaatgtttttaaatcagagctcatacatgtatattgtagtTGTACTACTTGTTTATTTA belongs to Asterias amurensis chromosome 5, ASM3211899v1 and includes:
- the LOC139937045 gene encoding carnosine N-methyltransferase-like; the encoded protein is MAQPTEVETSRQSSELLSEIASSEASADEDDLEKKHYEEVVAAFKHYRPFMNLRLHQKRKDFEALPLRHQLLLPRFVDHLSDVQHCVEHNNEIIKIIVENTDSMFVNRDDYNGPEKVSKRSKVNNGVGKLDMEKVLTTVKQFVRDWSQDGMSERQACYGPIIDEIQRRFPVEECNRDSVRVLVPGAGLGRLAFEIASLGYSCQGNEFSLFMLFASHFVLNRSVEVDCFTIYPWAHQFSNLRSSSQQIRPVTIPDTDPSGLREDADFSMVAGDFLEVYKKTAVWDCVATCFFIDTAHNILAYVETIYKILKPGGFWINLGPLLYHFENTAKEPSIEIAYDVLRQVILDFSFVMLREETIHTSYLQDQFSMLKYEYDCVFFVCQKPLHANETTHHTTTKDNEEQ